The genomic window ACGGCCAGCACCTGCTCATCCGCCACAAGGGCGAGTTGGTGGTGGACGCGCCTGCGCACACCATCGCCCACGAAGGCCCCGTCTACGAGCGCCCCTTCGCACGCCCCGAATGGCAGGACGAACTGCAGCAACTCCAGGCGATGCCGCGCCCCGCCACGGGCGAGGAACTGCGCGAGGCGCTGCTCAAGATGGTCGGCTCACCCGCGCTGTGTTCCCGCGAGTTCATCACCAATCAATATGACCGCTACGTGCGCGGCAACACCGTGAAGGCCCAGCATGCCGATGCCGGCGTGCTGCGCATCGACGAGGAAACTGGCCGCGGCGTTGCCGTATCCGCAGATGCTTCAGGTCGCTACACCAAGCTCGACCCCAACATGGGCGCGCGCCTCGCCTTGGCAGAGGCGTATCGCAACGTTGCTGTCAGCGGAGCGCGGCCGATCGCCGTAACCAACTGCCTGAATTTCGGCTCCCCGGAAGATCCAGGCGTGATGTGGCAATTCCGCGAGGCCGTGCACGGGCTTGCCGATGGCGCTAAGGAACTTGGCATCCCGGTCTCCGGCGGCAACGTCTCCTTCTATAACCAGACCGGCGAGGAAGCCATCCTGCCCACCCCAGTGGTGGGTGTGCTCGGTGTGATCGAGAACGTGGCAGACGCCATCGGGCACGATCTTGACGCCACCGAAGAAGAAGTGCTCTTTGTTCTGGGTAAGACCGGCGATGAATTCGGCGGCTCCATCTGGCAGGACGTCTCCGGCTCTGGCCTCTCGGGCCTGCCGCCGCAGGTTGATCTGGCCAATGAGCAGCGCCTGGCTGACTTCTTTGTGGGGAACACTCTGCTCACCGCAGCGCACGACGTATCCGAGGGTGGCATTGCGCAAACGCTAGTGGAAATGGCGATCCGCTCCGGTGGTGGCCTCGATGTGGATTTGGGCGAGGTGCACGAGGATCTCTTTGTCGCGCTCTTCTCCGAGTCTGCATCGCGTGCAGTGATCGCAAGCACTGCTGACAATGCTGAAGCCGTAGCGTCGCGCGCTGCTGAGTGCGGTGTGCCAATCACCCGGATCGGGCGCACCATCCAGGATCGCAGCTTCAAGGCTGCCGCTGGCGAGGTGGTAGTTGAGACTGCGATGGAGGAGCTGGAAGCCACCTGGAAAGCCACGCTACCTGGTATTTTCGGGCATGCGGTAGGTGCAAACTCCGTGGTGGAATAAGGTACAACATTGCTACGCCTCGCCTTGATGGGGCGTAGCATTTTCAATGAAGCACACCATGCACGAAAGCTCGAAGGAGATGGGATGGCCTCCGCATCACAGCAGCCGCAAACGTTGAGCGAACAGCTCATCGAAAGGCGGGTGTTGCTCGCCGACCGTGGTGTGCGGCCATTGATTCGCGGCTGGTTCCACTTCTTCGCCGCTCTGGGCTCCCTGATTTTCGGCTCGGTTCTTTCCACCATCGCCTGGTTAAAGCTGCCCGGTGTCGAAGCCTTCGGTGTCACCGTATATGCCGTGGGCGTTTTCGTGCTCTTTGGCGTGTCCGCCGCCTATCACCGAGGCCCCTGGCGATCCACGCGCACAGTGAAGTGGTGGCGGCGTGCAGATCACGCCACTATCGCGGTGTTTATCGCCGCAACCTATACGCCCCTATGCTTGATCGCCCTGCCGGGAACACCGGGGCTGATCATGCTGCTCATCGCCTGGATCGGTGCACTGGCCGGTGTGGTGATGAACCTGGTGTGGATTGACCACCCGCGCTGGCTGGCCGTTGCCGTGTACCTGGTGCTGGGCTGGCTGATCGTGCCCTTGATCCCGCAACTGTGGAGCAATATCGGCCATCTTGTGGTGTGGCTGCTGCTTGCCGGCGGCTTGGTATACACCATGGGTGCTGTGGTGTATGGGCTGCGCTGGCCTGGGCGCAACGCCAAGATCTACGGCTATCACGAGCATTTTCACACCGCCACCATCATCGCGGCGGCCTTGCACTTTGTTGCCATCTGGATGGTGGTTGGTGCAGTTGCCTCCTAATAGGGCAGCGCTAGTTATCTGCGCTTCGCTTTCGTTGCTGCAGCCTTAATACGCCCGGTTACTCCAGGGGAGAAGCTGGGCGTGTTTTTGGGTAGGCCAAGTCGGGGGCGGACAGCTCAGGTCGGGGTAGGCGAAGTCGGGGGTGGGCCAAGGTTATTAGGTGAGGGTTCCCTAATCCATGCGCTACATTAGATACGGAAATACTCGTTAGTAACTGGATTGAGGCTGCCCATGTCCCCAGCGCTTCCAATGGATCAGCGTCCCACCGAATCCGTGCCCGGCCACTGGCTACTCGCACGCCTAGGCAAGCGCGTGCTACGCCCCGGAGGCCTAGAGCTCACCACCGCCCTCCTTGATGCCGCACAGCTTCAAGGCAAAAAGGTCGCGGAATTTGCTCCCGGTATTGGTAAGACCGCCAAGCTGATCCTGCAACGCCACCCGGCAAGCTATATCGGCATCGATGAAGACCCCCAAGCGGTGGCGCTGAGCCAAGAAGCCATCGGTGATCAAGGCCAGATCCGCCAAGCCCAAGCCCAGGCCACTGGGCTTGAAAGCGAGAGCCTGGAAGTAGTGGTGGGCGAAGCCATGCTCACCATGCAAGGCGCAAAGGGCAAAAGCGCGATTATCAACGAGGCGTATCGGGTGCTCGAACCCGGCGGAAGGTATTGCATTCACGAGCTTTCCTTGCGCCCCGATGGCATTGCAGAGGAGATCAAGCAGGAAATTTCCAAAGCACTCGCCCGGAGCATCCATGTAAATGCCCGACCCCTTACGCAGTCTGAATGGCAAGCGGCGCTTGAGCAGGCCGGATTCAAGGTCATCAGCGTCAAACATGCCGGGATGGAATTGCTCGATCTCAAGCGCAACATCGACGATGAAGGGATAGCAGGAACCACCAAGATCCTGTTCAACCTGCTGCGCATGCCAGCGGTCAGGAAACGCGTGATGGCCATGCGCAAGGTATTCCACCAGTACTCCGACTCATTGGCAGCCATTGCGATTGTGGCGGAGAAACCAGCATGAAATCAGGCCAACGGTTTTCTCGCCAGCAGCTTTTGAGCACCGTGATCACCTCGGCTGTTGTCTCCTTCGTGGTAGCGGCCTTGCTGATCACCCTGGCGGTCCAAGCCCTACAGCGCGAAGATCGCACCAGCTTGCAGGCAGATTCGAGCGTTGCCACCCAAAGCGAGGCAGCAACGCCCAGCGCAAAACAAACCGCAGAGGCTGAAACGAGCACCAAGCCTGAGCCATCGAGTAGCACCGAGGCGCCGGATTCCGAGCAGGCCTTGGCCGCGGCCACCCCAACCGCCGAAGCAGACCCGAGCCGCCAAACAAGCCCAAGCACCCAAGCAACCCCGACCACCCAAGCAGACCCAGACGCCGGGGAAAGCGAGGACGCACCCACCGCAGCCCAAACAGCGCGAGGCTGGCAACCAGCAACGCCACTTCCTGCTAATTTCCGGGTCACCAACCCAAACCCCAGCCTGGATGAGCTCAATGCGATCATCCACTTTCTTGTGGCCACACCTGCTAGTGATGAGGCCAAAGCTGCGAACCTTGAAGGCGGGCGTGCTGCGGTGATGATCCCTCAAACGGTGTATCGCCTGGGGCTGTTTCGTGCGCCGCTTGGCTGGAAGGAAGTTACCGGCCCGCTCGAACTTGGCCAGGATAGGGCAGTGGCCACACTGATTTCCGAGTCGGCTGGGCGCCCCGGCGTGCATACCCGAATCCAGTTTGTGTACCGCGATGGCAATTGGCGCTTGGCTAATGCCTCGATCTGCGAAGGCGTGCGCACCGTCGGATTGCCTTTGGAATGCCCCGCATGACGCCCGCGATCGAAGTAGAGCACCTGCAATGCCGCTTCGGCGCCAAGGTCATTTTCCAAGACCTCAACTTGCGCATCAATCAGGGCAGTACTTGCGCGCTGCTCGGGGCCAATGGCGTTGGCAAAACCACACTGCTCGCCATGCTCGTCGGCGCTTTGGAGCCAAGTGCTGGCAGCATCCGCATCGATGGGTATGACCCAAGGAAGTTCGCACAACCGTTGCATCAGGTGGGTTTCCATTTCGATGTCGCAGCCTTACACCCCCACCACAGCCCGCGCCGGCATTTGCAGTGGATGGCGACTGCGCTGGGCGTTGACAAGCAAAGAGTAGACATGCTCATCCACCACGCCGGCTTGGAGGCCTTTGCGCACCGTCGCCTCAAGCATTGTTCGCTGGGTATTCGCCAAAGAGCCGGCATTGCCTCAGCGATGCTGGCCGATCCTCCGATTTTGCTTTTCGACGAACCCCTCAACGGCCTCGACCTCCAAGGCATCCTGTGGTTTCGCGGGCTGCTCGATACCTGGCGCGCGGAAGCGAAAACGGTGGTCTTATCCACCCACGACCTGCCAGAAGCCCAGCGCAGCGTGGATCAGGTGTGCATTATTGCCGACAAGCAGGTGCGCTTGCAGGCCGGCATGGAGCAGGTCTTAGCTACTTTTGGTGGGCTTGAGCCGGCCATGATTGCGCACATCCCAGAATTGGCGGGGAGGTAGCCCATGCATACGTTGATCCGCAATGTTCGCGCCGAGGCCACACGCCTTTCAGGCCTAGGGCCTTGGCTGTGCTGGGTACTGCCCCTAGCGGTGTGCGCCCCTTTGCTGATCACCCTCGCGGTGGCCGCGGTTGCCAGCCGTATTGCTGCTGAAAGCTCGATCTTAAAAGTCCAGGGAGTTAGCAGCGATAACGCCGCCTACTGGGTGGTGCATCTAGGCGTGCTGATCTGCGTGATCGGTGCGGCCCTGGCCCAAACCAGCACCACCCAATTAGCACCCGTCGCGCTGCTACACCAACGCCTCCAGCCTCACAGCCTGCACATCCTGTTCGCCCGGTGGTTGCTCTGCGGTGCGGTGGCCTGCATGGTGGTGTGGCTTGATATCTTCCTCTTGCTCGTGGTGCTGCCCCAAGCATTCGGGCAGGTATATGCCGGGGTAGATCTCTTTTCTTTCACCGGCGCGCGCCTGCTGTGGGCAGGCCCTGTATGGGCGTGGATTGCCTGCGGCTTTGGCATTGGCCTCGGTGCGGTGCTGCGCACCCCCGCTGCCACCATCGCGGTGCTCAGCGTGTGGGCGCTGTTGATAGAAAACGCCATCGCCTTATTGCCACACGGCGGCACACTGCTGCAATTCATGCCCTTTATCAACGGCACCTTCGCCACGGGGCAGGCCGTAGCCATCGAACCTGGATGGGGCCAAAATGGCGCACTGCTGTATGTTGCCATCCTGGCGCTAGCCGTGGTGTTTTTAGGTGCATTGCTGCGCAAACGTAACTACTAGCACCTGCGGCAGATAGAATCACCGCTCATGAACTCCCTGCGGTACAAAATCGCCTCGTACTTCCAAACCTTCTGGTTTATCCCGGCAGTGATGGTGGTCTTTTCCATCGTGCTGGCGCAGTTCCTGATCTGGCTGGAATTGCGATTCGGCGTACCAAGCCAGCTCAGCTTCATTTATCAAGGTGGCGAATCCGGTGCTCGAAGCCTACTGAGCTCCATCACCACCGCCAGCATCGGCGTGGCGGGCACCATGTTCTCCATTACGATCGCGGCGCTTTCCTCGGTGGTGTCCACGATGGGCCCACGCCTGTTGCATAGCTTCTTGCAGGATCGCGGCATTAAGATCACCCTGGGCATCTTCGTTGCCACCTTCGCCTTTGCTCTCTTCTCCCTGCGCTCGATCAGCGCTGGCCAGGAGGGTGAAGAGGTATTCGTGCCGCACTACAACGTCACGATGGTGATGATTTACTCCACGGCCTACATCGCCGCAGTTGTTTACTACATTGGCCACATGGCGGGCAGCATTTCCATGACGCGGGTGGTGAACCTGCTTGCCGACGACCTCTCCAACGCCCTGCACAAAGGCACCAAGCAGGCGGAGGATGAGCGAGACCTCACCCCGCCTACCGAGGGATACTTCTTAAGCGGGGATGAGATCACCGCTGATCGAGGCGGCTATGTGCAATACGTGGATTATCAGGGGTTAGCGCAGGCTGCGGAAAAACACGAAGCGGCCATTGAGTTGCTCGTGCGTCCCGGCACACATGTTACGGAATGTGATCTCCTCGCTCGCTGCGTGCCAGAGCGCTTCGACATTAACGAGTACCTGGTAATCGGCAATGTGCGCAGTGATAAGCAAGACATGGAATTCTCGGTGCGCCAATTGCTTGAAGTGGCCGTGCGTGCGCTGAGCCCAGGTACCAATGATCCTTTCACTGCAATGGACATCATTGATCGCTTCGCCGAGGTCTTAAGCCAGTTGCGTGACCGCGCGCTGCCCGAAGGCGTGATCCAGCGTGATGATGCCATTCGCGTGATCTATGACGTCACCACGTACGAGGGCCTTCTGGATGAAATGTTCCTGCAAATCAGGCAGAACGCTAACGGCACCGTGGCGGTATACATCCGCATGATGGAGGCGTTCAGCAAGGTGGTGTGCAGCACCAAGCGCCCTGAGCGCAGAGAAGCGCTCAAGCATCATGCGGACCTGGTGATGAGCGATGCGCGCGACTTGGTCAGTACACCCCAGGATTTGCAAACGCTTGAGCGCCGCTATGAGCGTTTCATCCAGCTGATGGAATCCCCGAAAACGCCGCGTTCCTAATCCACCTGTTGGTAGCCGCTGCGGGACACCAAGGGCAGCGGCGAATACTGGGCGCGTAGCTCTCGCAGGGTATTCGCGTGTTCGGCGAGGCGCTTGTCCTCCACCGTGCGCGGATTGAACTGCCGGGCGGGTAGGGGATTGCCGTCGATATCCATGCCGATATAGGTGACTGTGGCGTGAATGGCGGTCTGCAGCGCATCGCGGCCGCCCTTGGGATCACCGGCGCGCACGTGGACTGAGGTTTGCATGGAGCGGGCGTCGGTGCGCATGAGCCGAGCATCCACTTCAATCAGGTCGCCGATGGAGATGGGGCGGTAGAAACGGATGCCACCGGCGTATACCGCCACGGTGTGCTCGCCGGACCACTCCATGGTGCAGGCGGTCCCGGCTTCGTCGATCCATTCCATGGCGGAGCCGCCGTGGACTTTGCCGCCCCAGTTCACATCCGTTGGCCGGGCGAGGAAGCGGTTGATCAACCTTGGTGCTTCCGATGGGCCGTCGTAGGTCTGCTTTTCCATTTCTTCTTCAATGGCCTTGCGCAGCTCGATGCGTGACTCCGCAGCATCGTGAACCCTTCGGCCTTCCTCGCTGCTGGGCTCGTACTTTGGCACGGTAACGGGTTTGCCGGAGCCGGGATCTTTGGCCACGAAGATCACTAGGCAGTCGCAGGCGCGGGTAAACACACCTTCGCGAGGATCAGCGGAGAGCACTTCGTTGACGATGTGCATGGAGGATCGGCCGGTCATGGCGATGCGTGAGCGCACTTCAACCATGTCGCCGGATTTGATGGGGCGTGTGAAGTGGATGTGTCCAACGTAGGCGGTTACGCAGTAGGTACCGGACCATTGCACCGCGCAGGCGTATGCGGCTTTGTCGATCCATTCCAGGAGCCTGCCGCCGCCGACGCCGTGGCTTCCGGCCATGATGATGTCTGTGGGGGCAGCAAGAAAGCGCAGAGTCACCGAAGATTTGCTCATGGAAGAACTGTAGCAATTGTGGCTTAGACTGCATTCTTATGGCACGTATCGATCCCGCTGAAACCCGTGAAGCAATCGCTGCGCTCGCACCTTGGCTTTTCGACGCCACCGTGACCCAGCCTCCCCGTCCCGCATTGGCGCGGGCGGTTCGTTTGAGCGCGCGGCTGTTGGCGCAGGAAAGTCCGGGTCATTCTGTCGAGGTGCGGGTGCCCCCCTTTGTGGCGGTGCAGTGCATTGAGGGGCCGAGGCATACACGCGGCACGCCCCCGAATGTGGTGGAGTGTTCACCGCGCACTTGGCTGCGCTTAGTTGCGGGCTTGGACCGCTGGGATGATGCGGATATCGACGCCTCCGGCACCCGGGCCGCCGAGGTGGCAGCGCTGTTGCCATTCGTGCCGCTGCATCCCGATGCTGGCGCCGAAGTTGGATGAGATGGGACGTCGAAAAGCGCTAATTTCCGGGGCCGGTACCCCAACATGGGGCGGGGATGCGGGGTAGTGGGTTAGCATGGCTGCGTGGTAAATACACAAGTGCCTCAAGGTGTTACCCCCGCACCATTCGATGACCACGGCGAGCAATCGCCCCGCGAAGAGTGCGGCGTTTTCGGTGTGTGGGCGCCAGGTGAAGAAGTATCTAAGCTGACCTATTTTGGCCTTTTCGCCTTGCAGCACCGTGGCCAGGAAGCCGCCGGTATTGCCGTTGGGGATGGCGACCAGGTGGTGGTGTTCAAAGACCTCGGGCTGGTCAGCCAAGTGTTTGATGAACCCACCCTGGAATCCCTGCGCGGTGACGTGGGCATTGGCCACACGCGTTACTCCACTGCTGGCGGTGTGACCTGGGAGAATTCGCAGCCGATGTTTCGGGTGGCTCCCGATGGCACCGACGTGGCCCTGTGCCACAACGGCAATCTGGTGAATTTCCTGGAGCTGCTGGATGAGGCCGCCGAAAAGGATCTCGTGCGCAAAGAAGACGCGCCCTCGGATTCCGACGTGATGACAGCGCTGCTCTCTCACGCAATTCACGATGGGCAAACACTTTTCGACGCCGCGCGTGACCTCCTCCCACGCATCCGAGGCGCATTCTGCCTCACCTTCACTGACGGCCATACGCTTTACGCCGCCCGCGATCCCTGGGGCATCCGCCCGCTGGTGCTGGGCAGGCTCGACGGGGGATGGACGGTGGCTTCGGAAACTTGCGCCCTCGACATCGTCGGTGCTTCCTTTGTCCGCGAAATTGAGCCGGGCGAAATGGTGGCGATCGATGGCTCTGGGGTTCGCTCGGTCCGCTTCGCCGAGGTGGAGCGCAAAACCTGCGTGTTCGAGTACGTCTATCTTGCCCGCCCCGACTCCACAATTCACGGGCGAAACGTGAACGCAACCCGCTTGGAAATCGGGCGCCGTTTGGCCAGAGAATTCCCCGCCGAGGCGGATCTGGTGATCCCCGTGCCGGAGTCCGGCAACCCAGCGGCGGTGGGCTATGCCCAAGAGTCGGGTATTCCCTTCGGCCAGGGCCTGGTGAAAAATGCCTACGTTGGGCGCA from Corynebacterium gerontici includes these protein-coding regions:
- a CDS encoding ABC transporter ATP-binding protein; protein product: MTPAIEVEHLQCRFGAKVIFQDLNLRINQGSTCALLGANGVGKTTLLAMLVGALEPSAGSIRIDGYDPRKFAQPLHQVGFHFDVAALHPHHSPRRHLQWMATALGVDKQRVDMLIHHAGLEAFAHRRLKHCSLGIRQRAGIASAMLADPPILLFDEPLNGLDLQGILWFRGLLDTWRAEAKTVVLSTHDLPEAQRSVDQVCIIADKQVRLQAGMEQVLATFGGLEPAMIAHIPELAGR
- the purL gene encoding phosphoribosylformylglycinamidine synthase subunit PurL, translated to MTHTFNDTVEAAQQQPDLEQPFASLGLKDDEYARIKEILGRRPTDAELAMYSVMWSEHCSYKSSKVHLRYFGETTTEEMGSKILAGIGENAGVVDIGDGNAVTFRVESHNHPSFVEPHQGAATGIGGIVRDIMAMGARPIAVMDQLRFGPADAPDTSRVLPGVVDGISHYGNCLGLPNIGGETVFDASYAGNPLVNALCVGTLKVEDLKLAFASGLGNKVMLFGSRTGLDGIGGVSVLASDSFEDGAERKLPAVQVGDPFAEKVLIECCLELYKAGVVVGIQDLGGAGLACATSELAAAGDGGMEINLDAVPLRAANMTAAEILSSESQERMCAVVKPEDVDRFKEICAHWDVTCAEIGEVTDGQHLLIRHKGELVVDAPAHTIAHEGPVYERPFARPEWQDELQQLQAMPRPATGEELREALLKMVGSPALCSREFITNQYDRYVRGNTVKAQHADAGVLRIDEETGRGVAVSADASGRYTKLDPNMGARLALAEAYRNVAVSGARPIAVTNCLNFGSPEDPGVMWQFREAVHGLADGAKELGIPVSGGNVSFYNQTGEEAILPTPVVGVLGVIENVADAIGHDLDATEEEVLFVLGKTGDEFGGSIWQDVSGSGLSGLPPQVDLANEQRLADFFVGNTLLTAAHDVSEGGIAQTLVEMAIRSGGGLDVDLGEVHEDLFVALFSESASRAVIASTADNAEAVASRAAECGVPITRIGRTIQDRSFKAAAGEVVVETAMEELEATWKATLPGIFGHAVGANSVVE
- the purF gene encoding amidophosphoribosyltransferase, with amino-acid sequence MVNTQVPQGVTPAPFDDHGEQSPREECGVFGVWAPGEEVSKLTYFGLFALQHRGQEAAGIAVGDGDQVVVFKDLGLVSQVFDEPTLESLRGDVGIGHTRYSTAGGVTWENSQPMFRVAPDGTDVALCHNGNLVNFLELLDEAAEKDLVRKEDAPSDSDVMTALLSHAIHDGQTLFDAARDLLPRIRGAFCLTFTDGHTLYAARDPWGIRPLVLGRLDGGWTVASETCALDIVGASFVREIEPGEMVAIDGSGVRSVRFAEVERKTCVFEYVYLARPDSTIHGRNVNATRLEIGRRLAREFPAEADLVIPVPESGNPAAVGYAQESGIPFGQGLVKNAYVGRTFIQPSQTLRQLGIRLKLNPLREVIQGKRLVVVDDSIVRGNTQRALIRMLREAGAKEVHVRIASPPVKWPCFYGIDFASPGELIANAVTGDNDAELAAQVSTAIGSDSLGYVSTEAMIEATSQPASELCAACFDGHYPIGMPAGNKNAELVSAMKRGSCGGPEHD
- a CDS encoding sterol carrier family protein — encoded protein: MARIDPAETREAIAALAPWLFDATVTQPPRPALARAVRLSARLLAQESPGHSVEVRVPPFVAVQCIEGPRHTRGTPPNVVECSPRTWLRLVAGLDRWDDADIDASGTRAAEVAALLPFVPLHPDAGAEVG
- a CDS encoding DUF2254 domain-containing protein: MNSLRYKIASYFQTFWFIPAVMVVFSIVLAQFLIWLELRFGVPSQLSFIYQGGESGARSLLSSITTASIGVAGTMFSITIAALSSVVSTMGPRLLHSFLQDRGIKITLGIFVATFAFALFSLRSISAGQEGEEVFVPHYNVTMVMIYSTAYIAAVVYYIGHMAGSISMTRVVNLLADDLSNALHKGTKQAEDERDLTPPTEGYFLSGDEITADRGGYVQYVDYQGLAQAAEKHEAAIELLVRPGTHVTECDLLARCVPERFDINEYLVIGNVRSDKQDMEFSVRQLLEVAVRALSPGTNDPFTAMDIIDRFAEVLSQLRDRALPEGVIQRDDAIRVIYDVTTYEGLLDEMFLQIRQNANGTVAVYIRMMEAFSKVVCSTKRPERREALKHHADLVMSDARDLVSTPQDLQTLERRYERFIQLMESPKTPRS
- the trhA gene encoding PAQR family membrane homeostasis protein TrhA codes for the protein MASASQQPQTLSEQLIERRVLLADRGVRPLIRGWFHFFAALGSLIFGSVLSTIAWLKLPGVEAFGVTVYAVGVFVLFGVSAAYHRGPWRSTRTVKWWRRADHATIAVFIAATYTPLCLIALPGTPGLIMLLIAWIGALAGVVMNLVWIDHPRWLAVAVYLVLGWLIVPLIPQLWSNIGHLVVWLLLAGGLVYTMGAVVYGLRWPGRNAKIYGYHEHFHTATIIAAALHFVAIWMVVGAVAS
- a CDS encoding acyl-CoA thioesterase — its product is MSKSSVTLRFLAAPTDIIMAGSHGVGGGRLLEWIDKAAYACAVQWSGTYCVTAYVGHIHFTRPIKSGDMVEVRSRIAMTGRSSMHIVNEVLSADPREGVFTRACDCLVIFVAKDPGSGKPVTVPKYEPSSEEGRRVHDAAESRIELRKAIEEEMEKQTYDGPSEAPRLINRFLARPTDVNWGGKVHGGSAMEWIDEAGTACTMEWSGEHTVAVYAGGIRFYRPISIGDLIEVDARLMRTDARSMQTSVHVRAGDPKGGRDALQTAIHATVTYIGMDIDGNPLPARQFNPRTVEDKRLAEHANTLRELRAQYSPLPLVSRSGYQQVD
- a CDS encoding class I SAM-dependent methyltransferase, translated to MSPALPMDQRPTESVPGHWLLARLGKRVLRPGGLELTTALLDAAQLQGKKVAEFAPGIGKTAKLILQRHPASYIGIDEDPQAVALSQEAIGDQGQIRQAQAQATGLESESLEVVVGEAMLTMQGAKGKSAIINEAYRVLEPGGRYCIHELSLRPDGIAEEIKQEISKALARSIHVNARPLTQSEWQAALEQAGFKVISVKHAGMELLDLKRNIDDEGIAGTTKILFNLLRMPAVRKRVMAMRKVFHQYSDSLAAIAIVAEKPA